The Amaranthus tricolor cultivar Red isolate AtriRed21 chromosome 14, ASM2621246v1, whole genome shotgun sequence DNA window AGACAGTTCATGGCTTTTGGTAATTTTGTTGAACTTTCTATGCAAACTCATATCTGGATTTTACTGTTTttctttggtatattttgtaGATGATAAACAACCTCTTCCATGGGAAATGCGTGTGCGAGTGGCCTATCATATTGCATTGGCTCTAGATCATTGCAGTTCAGAAAACTGGAAAATATATCATGATTTAAATGCATATAGAGTGCTTTTTGACGAGGTTTGTGCTCTTGCTCTGAAAGTTTGCTACTGTTTCTTATGTCCTGTAAATTCTGAGTACTTTGGTGCTTTCATTAGCTATTTGtccctttttgatttttttggctttttacgATTTACGACCTTGGTAGATAGTATTATAGTAATGTTGATTAGTTATATTTTACTGATTGAAATGTAGTGAATTCTGCTAGAGTTCTTAATACTTCCTGTAGTTCTTTTTACACTTAACATGGACCCACCATTTTGTGAGAGAAAATTACAAGTCCTTgttgcaataataaagaagctgaGGAAGTAATTCTACTCTACTAGACTATTAAGTAGATGTATTAAGCTTTGGAATGACATTGGAAGGGGTATGAACTTCAAAAACAACCAAAGTCATTAAGTGTTTTCCTGTAAGGGATGGTGGAATTTGGAATGTTGATGTGTTCAATTATCAGAACCTTGAGTCGGGCATTTATTCTAAAGTTTTGTTGATATTGGATATTGTCATGACATAGTTTAGTCTTGATCAGTGTTACGTGTTTCGTTAACTACCCTGTGAATAATACAAGTCAAATATGTTCggttttggtttatttttgtcttattttggGTGAATTTGGAATTCAACAAACAAATTCGGTAACACTAGTCATATTAATGGATTTCTAGTCTCTTTTGGGAATTGTTTCTAGTTGCTGTTGTGATATGTACTTTATACTCAATGTAGAGCTCGTGGAagattgtatctaaattatatatatgtgaatGTACCAAACATTTTCTGGCATAGagtaatttttgaaattatataGTTTAGGAACTCTAATATTATTACTCTATTTGATATGTACTAATTTACACTAAGTTGAATTTATCTTACATCCAAGAGTAACTTTGTTGTTTCAACCTTTTTGTTTggtattttgtttgttttatttcttggtTAGAACTTTACCATGTTTTTACTGGACACCTTTTTTAATGCTTTGCATGGATGATTTTGAATAGTTTGTTGTTGAGTAGCTCTTTTACTTAGCCTACACATTGTGTTTGTTGCTCTTCCAGGCTGTTTGAAGCATGTACTAGTTGTTCAAATGGTTTGGTCTACATCCTTGTGGTACTTGTCTGAACTTTTATACATCTGACTCTTCTTTACAGGATGGTGATCCTCGTTTATCCACTTTTGGCCTGATGAAGAACAGTAGAGATGGTAAAAGTTATAGTACGAACTTGGCCTATACACCACCAGAGTTTATGCAGACTGGTAATAAACTGCTGATCTATCTCTAACCTTAATTTATGCTTGATTATTAATATGGTAGTGAGGTTCTTTACTTGTTCCAACTTTTATGATGTGAATTACCCAACTAGACAGCAAATTGTGTTTATTAGGTAGAAACTTATTCATTGTGTATTGCAATTTTACGACCCCAAATCTATCCCTGAGCTGGGGGTTTGTTTAGATGCTATATATCGTGCTTATAGAAGTACATTGTATGTCATTCAGGTATGAAATGGCTTCCCCCTTGTAATAACTGTATGTTAATACATTTTTATCTCAACTAGAGACGATACTCAacgaatttttttatttcattggtTTGGTCATTTATACCTATGATAGCTCCTTTTCTGTTGTCAAGAGTTCATCATTTACTTTCCTAATTCCTAGTATAGGGATGCAGTGTTCATTGAACCACATGTTTGTTGATGCATCTTCCATATATTTGACTCCAAGTTCCTTGGTTGCTTTAAAATTGTGATTCACAATGTTTTGTGAGTGAAAATTTTCAAAGTGGACTTAGACAATATACTTCTGTTCTGAGTCGACTGATGTGATTAGTTTCGCTGATTCTGACTTAAATCAATGGTTATATACTGAGCCAATATTTCTAATGAAAAGCCGTTACTGTCTTCTGTTCTTGTCTGTTCACTTCCGATGTCCCAGATTTCCCTAACAACTTCTAATATCATAGATCTCGAAATTTTGATGGGCATTCTCTTGCAAAGTAATTAGAACTTTGTTTTTCATTCCTCATTTATACCGGAAGCTATCATTATATAAGTGAACTTCACTTGTTGAATCTCTGCAGGTAGGGTTATCCCTGAAAGTGTCATCTACAGTTATGGAACCATTCTACTTGACCTTTTAAGTGGGAAACATATACCTCCGAGTCATGTATGTAATCATGAaactaaactttttttttttttttttttttttttttttttttttgttttttgtattgTAAATTGATTACTTGTGGATAATTTCTTTTATTCCATGAACTTTTGCTAGAATATGCTAATTATATATGATTCCTACTCAGGCGCTAGACATAATACGAGGAAAGAGTGCATTAGTGTTGATGGATTCTTCATTGGAAGGACAGTATGAAAACGATTATGCTGCTACTATGATTGAACTAGCGTCAAAATGCCTTCAGTATGAAGCAAGGGATCGGCCTGACATCAAGTTCCTTCTTACAGCAATAGAACCACTGCAAAAACAAAAAGAGGTACACGTACTCATCAATGTTTATTCACGAGCTGCTTTTGCAACCAAATTTGTATATTGTTTTCCCGAACTAATAGATCCCTCACCGACTGGAAACAATTGATTGTAGGTTGCATCCCATGTTTTGATGGGGCTGCCCAAGACTGCAGTAGTGGTGCCAATAATGCTCTCTCCTCTCGGGAAGGCTTGCGAAAGGATGGACCTCACTGCTGTGCACGACATATTGCTTAAAACCGGGTATAAAGATGACGAGGGTGCTGATAATGAGGTACATATAACCTTTCCTCATTGAAGTTAGCTTGCTGGTTCTTTCTGATAGTGTGCATCTTGCTCTCCGTAAGCTGCTTCTCATCATTTGCCTGTCCATATGCAGCTCTCATTTCAAGATTGGACACAACAAGTACAAGACATGTTAAATACGAAGAAATTTGGCGACATTGCATTTAGAGACAAGGATTTCCAAAATGCTATAGACCACTATTCAAAGGTACTTAACATGCAAGCTTCCTAAACGCAATCTTTCTTTCTGTAAAGTATGGCGAGACTCGAGATGTTCTTGCAACTGATGGTTGTGTTGCTTAAACATACAGTTGGTGGCTATGATGCCGGCACCTTCAGCAACTGTATTAGCAAGGAGGACACTGTGTTACATGATGATTGGGCAACCCGAGCTTGCCCTTAGAGATGCAATGCAGGCACAGGTATGCATACCAGAGTGGCCAACGGCGTTTTATTTGCAGGCCCTTGCACTTTCCAAGCTAGGGATGGAAGCTGATGCGCAAGATATGCTACATGATGGTGCTGCTTTTGAAGCCAAGCGGCAAACTTGTTGGCGAGGCTGAAATTCTTTGTTTTCGATTCCTGTAACACTGCTCTAGGATATGGGTTATATTTTCTCCGATTCCATGTGGTGCTGCATTGAATTATACAAATATTGTAATATGGAAAAGTATATTATAGAGATTAATTGAAAACTAAATTTATGCTACTTTTATTGAGGAATTAAGAAAATACTAGGCCTTAACTTCACTGCAATTTGCTGACATTGTTGAGATGAATCAGACTTTCTAATAAAAAGAAACTGACTGCAAACCCTGATCAACAGTGCGGTCTCCTAAATTTTGGGCTCATGTGGCAATTCTCTCTTATAAACCCCTACAATTTACTTGGTACTTCTATTTCATAAAATCTCTccattaattaaacttttaactaGCCAATACATAAGATTTTAAATGGAAGTGAAATATTTGAAACAGATTAGCTTATTTCTAATTGGTTCACggattttgaaaaactaataATACTTGGTTGTTTATTACTTGGTTACTTTTCGGTGAAATtgtatatatgtgtttatagttatgaaaataataaataaagtataaaaataaatttttaaagccTTATGTGATAGATTGTTTTGCACTATTTAGAAGACATGGGAATTAATCAAATAGATCACGAAAAtgcctaaaataaaaaaaaatcacatattAACAAGGGCCCAACCGGGTTCGAACCGGTGACCTATTGATCTGCAGTCAATTGCTCTACCACTGAGCTATGGACCCTTTGTTGTTATCATACAAAAATAATGCGTATAAATACAATGGGTATAGAAGTACCACTTAACTATTGCTACTCCTCTGGTTacataaaatttctattattcaCTATATAGAGAAAAAGGAAGTCTATATAAAGTTATACTCTAATGGCAATTAATCAACATTGTAccattacaaaaaataaaacccaATTTCATGTTAACATAAGGTTATTTTGTAGAAATGTGGTCAAATTGGACTGTTAGGGCAATTCGTATTAGGCATactttcatcatcattatcaaaagcaattgttcttattattacaATTCTCAAGCTGATTCTGATTCTAATTGATTTTTGTTGGACTTATAAGATGACTCATCCATCTCATCAAACGTCTTAGCCATCTCTTTAATTTCACGCGATTATTAAACTTTATagttctttttcattttatttctattctttatataataaatttttaaaattatcccGCATAATTTTCAAATCTTAAATGATTGAATCTCTAACATCTATTTAAAAACTCTCTGTAAACACTCTCTAAACTAAAATAAgctaaactaaaaattaaattacaatgGCCAACCAAAATGAGCATGAATACAATTCGGTAAGCTTATGAATCgattcaaaatttttcaaaaaaaaaaaaaatggaatggCGCATGAAACACATGACCGGGCCGTGGTTGGGTCGCGTGAAATGCGCGACTGGACCGCAGTTCAGTCACACGTTTCACGCGACCCACCAACAGCCTAGCCGCGCACGACTTgctcctttttttattttttattcctcTTGtttatttaaactattttttattttaatattatttaatatattttgtagtaatttatttatttatcatttatgtttattatatttatattttagttaatgatatttatatttatatttttattattaaatgttattttattattattattattaaacttaataattatttacttaatactccctcctatttaccttaggagtcccatttgacttttcacggattttaaggagagtcaaaagtgggaccctaagggtatgaaagagagtgatattatgtgtttttaatgtaagggaggaaaaatTAGTATGGACAATGGAGGATATAAtggaaaataggataaagctactaagggcataaaagtcaaaaactcataccaaaaatagaaataggacaattaaggtgacttgaccataaaaggaaatgagacacataagctgaatagaagggagtattgttacacttaatatttattaacttaatgtatgtttatttatttaatattttattaacttaatgtatgttttagtttttatttgaaACTAAcgtaataattatattattaaatgttatttattattattatttacttaatatttattaatgcttaaaaattaatttatatttctaggactttgaaaatttaggggataatgtagattattctgatagatttgttttggataaggaatttgattttattgatGAATTACATGCTTGGGCTGATAAGATAGCATTaggaattgattttcaatttacacgt harbors:
- the LOC130800050 gene encoding serine/threonine-protein kinase BSK2-like; this encodes MGCIQSKTTLLRSPKDTPPLPETDKQISASGEVEESDNQQQKGPAFKEYSLSELRKATNGFNPDCIVSESGEKAPNVVYRGRLETNIFIAVKRFSKLSWPDAQQFLVEAAGVGNVRHKWLANLIGCCAEGDERLLVAEFMPHDTLSKHLFHYDKQPLPWEMRVRVAYHIALALDHCSSENWKIYHDLNAYRVLFDEDGDPRLSTFGLMKNSRDGKSYSTNLAYTPPEFMQTGRVIPESVIYSYGTILLDLLSGKHIPPSHALDIIRGKSALVLMDSSLEGQYENDYAATMIELASKCLQYEARDRPDIKFLLTAIEPLQKQKEVASHVLMGLPKTAVVVPIMLSPLGKACERMDLTAVHDILLKTGYKDDEGADNELSFQDWTQQVQDMLNTKKFGDIAFRDKDFQNAIDHYSKLVAMMPAPSATVLARRTLCYMMIGQPELALRDAMQAQVCIPEWPTAFYLQALALSKLGMEADAQDMLHDGAAFEAKRQTCWRG